A segment of the Vicinamibacterales bacterium genome:
GCCATGAGACCTGGCAGCACGACATGAACGCGCGGGAGATCGTCGCGCGCAACAAGGGAAGGTCGCCGGGCGACCGTGCCAACATCAACACCTGGCTCTACGAGGACCATGGGTGCGATCGCGAGTACGCCAACGCGCCGCTGAAGCACGTCAACCCGAAGGGGTTCGTGGACGCGTGGCGCTCGCAGTATGTCGGGCGGACGAAGGAGATTGTCGTCGATTCGAACGCGGAGACCGTCGAGTTGAAGGTCAACGGGCGCAGCGTGGGCACCAGGTCGCCCCGGTTCGAGGACGCGTACGTCGTCCGGTTCCAGGACGTGCCGATCGAGAGGGGAGTCCTCACCGCCGAGGCGAGACGGGGCGGTGAGACGATCACGTCCAACCTGGTGATGGCGGGTCCACCCGCCCGGCTGGCACTGACCGCGCGCCCGACGACCCTCGAGGCGGGCCTCGACTCGGTGGTCATCGTCCGCGCCGACATCGTGGACGCGGACGGTCACCACGTCAACGGCGCCACGCAGGCGCTCCGGTGGGCCGTCACGGGCCCGGCCACGCTCGTCGGCCCGCCCGAGTACACGACCGACACGACGAAGAACGGGGAGTTGTCGGGCACGATGTACATCGACGCGCCGGCCTTCAACGTCATCCGATCGTCGGGCAAGCCGGGCCGAATCACGGTGCGGGTCCAGTCGCCTGGCCTCACGTCGGCTGCCGTGGAGATCCTGGCGGCTCCGCCGCCGCCGGTGGCGGGCGCCTCGGTGGTCGAGCCTCCGGTGCCGGCCGGCTCCCGACGGCCGGTCGCGCGCGAGGGCGCGCCGCCCGCGGCCATCGCGGCCGTGCTCCGCCACGTACTGCTGGAGCGCTACGCGCAAGCGATGATCGAGCGGGGCGAGGCGGCCACCGACGAGATCGCCAGCGGGCGTCCGATCGTCGTGCCCGCGAACACCCGATAGGGGCGCCGGCCGGGCCGGTTCCCGCCAGTCAACGAGAGGATGCGATGCAGACAACCCGACGGCTTTCGATCGTCCCCGTGCTCTTCCTGGTCGTGCCGGTGCTCGTCCTGGCGGCGGCCGCCCGTCCCTCCGCGTCGCGGGCCCACCAGGCCGTGGCGCCGCCGGCGCGGGAGGCGGGGTTCGACGTCCGCGCGTACGGCGCGAAGGGCGACGGCAAGGCCCTGGACACCGATGCGATCAACCGTGCGATCGATGCGGCGGCGGCCGCGGGCGGCGGCACGGTACGGCTCCCGTCTGGCGCGTACCGATCGTTCTCGATTCACCTGAAGAGCCACGTCGGGCTGTTCCTCGACCAGGGGGCGACGCTCGTCGCCGCCGAGCCGAACCCGGCGGCGGGTGAGGGTTACGACGCGCCGGAACCACTCCAGTGGGACATGTACCAGGACTTCGGCCACAGTCACTGGCACAACAGCCTGATCTGGGGAGAGGGGATCGAGGACGTGTCGATCACCGGACCGGGGACGATCTGGGGCAAGGGGCTGATCCGCAACCAGAGCGAGAAATCGCCAGTGGGGACGGGCAACAAGGCCATCAGCCTGAGGAACTGCCGGAACGTCCTCATCCGCGATGTCTCCATCCTCCACGGCGGGCACTTCGGAATCCTGGCGACCGGCGTGGACAACCTCACCATCGACAACATGAAGATCGATACGAACCGGGACGGCATCGACGTGGACGCGTGCCGGAACGTCCGCCTCTCCAACCTGACGGTGAACTCGCCGTTCGACGATGGGATCTGCCTGAAGAGCAGTTACGGGCTCGGCGTCGCGCGCGCGACGGAGAACGTCACGATCACCAACTGCCAGGTGAGCGGGTACGACGAGGGCTCGCTGCTCGACGGGACCTACACGCGGAAGGTCGAGTACCGGCGCGGCCCCACCGGCCGCATCAAGTTCGGCACCGAGAGCAACGGCGGGTTCAAGAACATCACGATCTCGAACTGCGTGTTCGACTACAGCCGCGGCCTGGCGATCGAGAGCGTGGACGGCGCGATTATCGAGGACGTCGCCATCACCAACATCACGATGCGCGACATCGTCAGCGCGCCGATCTTCGTGCGCCTCGGCAGCCGCGCGCGCGGGCCGAACAACCCGCCGACCGGCGCCATCCGGCGCGTGCGCATCAGCAACGTCGTGGCGTCGAACGTCAGCGACGCGCACGGCGTCCTGGTCAGCGGTGTCCCCGGGCATCCTGTCGAGGACCTGCGCCTGAGCGACATCCGCATCGCCTACCGGGGCGGCGGGACGAAGGCCGACGCGGCGCTCGAGCCGCCCGAGAAGGAGAACGCGTACCCGGAACCCGACATGTTCGGCCGGACCCCGTCGTACGGCCTTTACGTCAGGCACGCGGTGTCGTTCGGCTTGCGCGAGGTCGAATTGAGCGTGGCCCAGCCCGACGCGAGGCCGGCGGTCCGCCTCGAGGACGTGTCCGGCGCCGACCTGGACGCGATCAAGGTCGCGCGCACACCGGGCGAACCGACGTTCGTGCTGCGCCAGGTGAAAGACTTCCTGCTGCGCAACTCCCCTGGATTCGCCGACGCGCGGCGCCCGGCGGTGGTTCGCGACGCCTTCTGATCGGGCGGAACGGGGTGGGTTTCGTCCGGCGTCAACTGCCGGGTGGCCCGAAGAACGCCGGTAGGTGTCGCTGGAGTTCCAGTACGACCTGGTCGGGCGGGCACGGCTTGACGAGCACGACGTCACACCCTGCGTCCCGTGCTCGCTTCAGGTCGCCCGGGGATCCGTAGCCGGTCAAGGCGATGACTGGCGTTGCCCGCGTGGCGGGATTCTGCCTGAGACGACGGCACACCTCGTAGCCGTCGAGATCCGGAAGGCCCATGTCGAGCAGGATGGCGTCCGGAACAGCCTCTGCAACAGCGGCAAGCGCCGCACCGGCGTCAACGGCCTCGATCCCCTGGAAGCCGGAACAACCGAGCCAGAGCAGCAGCATCTCTCTGGTATCCGCATGGTCGTCCACGACCAGGACAACGGGCGACTGGCTGGCGTT
Coding sequences within it:
- a CDS encoding DUF4982 domain-containing protein; this translates as MSLRVAIAALLVTGAVAVTARPAGPAPAAAGHRIERTITRGWTFNYFAGENGDETGCESPAFDDSTWPEVAVPHTWQTYETTGKIHPFIHDATEGDDPYWWRGWGWYRKHFSIDAGQSGRKIFVEFDGVQKYSRVFVNGRFAGDHKGGYNGFELDVTSLVRLGGDNVLAVAVNRNLEPESAQQTGHETWQHDMNAREIVARNKGRSPGDRANINTWLYEDHGCDREYANAPLKHVNPKGFVDAWRSQYVGRTKEIVVDSNAETVELKVNGRSVGTRSPRFEDAYVVRFQDVPIERGVLTAEARRGGETITSNLVMAGPPARLALTARPTTLEAGLDSVVIVRADIVDADGHHVNGATQALRWAVTGPATLVGPPEYTTDTTKNGELSGTMYIDAPAFNVIRSSGKPGRITVRVQSPGLTSAAVEILAAPPPPVAGASVVEPPVPAGSRRPVAREGAPPAAIAAVLRHVLLERYAQAMIERGEAATDEIASGRPIVVPANTR
- a CDS encoding response regulator → MNASQSPVVLVVDDHADTREMLLLWLGCSGFQGIEAVDAGAALAAVAEAVPDAILLDMGLPDLDGYEVCRRLRQNPATRATPVIALTGYGSPGDLKRARDAGCDVVLVKPCPPDQVVLELQRHLPAFFGPPGS
- a CDS encoding glycoside hydrolase family 28 protein: MQTTRRLSIVPVLFLVVPVLVLAAAARPSASRAHQAVAPPAREAGFDVRAYGAKGDGKALDTDAINRAIDAAAAAGGGTVRLPSGAYRSFSIHLKSHVGLFLDQGATLVAAEPNPAAGEGYDAPEPLQWDMYQDFGHSHWHNSLIWGEGIEDVSITGPGTIWGKGLIRNQSEKSPVGTGNKAISLRNCRNVLIRDVSILHGGHFGILATGVDNLTIDNMKIDTNRDGIDVDACRNVRLSNLTVNSPFDDGICLKSSYGLGVARATENVTITNCQVSGYDEGSLLDGTYTRKVEYRRGPTGRIKFGTESNGGFKNITISNCVFDYSRGLAIESVDGAIIEDVAITNITMRDIVSAPIFVRLGSRARGPNNPPTGAIRRVRISNVVASNVSDAHGVLVSGVPGHPVEDLRLSDIRIAYRGGGTKADAALEPPEKENAYPEPDMFGRTPSYGLYVRHAVSFGLREVELSVAQPDARPAVRLEDVSGADLDAIKVARTPGEPTFVLRQVKDFLLRNSPGFADARRPAVVRDAF